The Anas acuta chromosome 1, bAnaAcu1.1, whole genome shotgun sequence genome segment TTCTGTTTcactgggctgcagggagaaggtGGCCGAGGAGGCAGAATTAATCCCCAGAGTAGGTTTGGAGTGGAGAAAGGAAGGATGGGAAAGGGGGATTAGCACCCAGAAAAGGGGGATTTGCCTCTGAAAAGGGGGGATTTGCACCCAGAAAAGGGGGATTTGTGTCTGGAAAAGGAGGATTTGCACCCAGAAAGGGGGAGATTTGCCCCTGGAACAGAGGGATTTGCACCCAGAAAAGGGGGATTAGCACCCAGGAAAGGGGAATTTGCACCCAGAAAAGGGGGATTTGCCCCCGGAAAAGAGGGATTTGCACTCAGAAAAGGGGGATTTGTGCCTGGAAAATGGGGGTTAGCCCCCAGAAGAGGGGGGTTTTGCCCCTGGAAAGGGGGATTTGTGCCTTGAAAAGGGGGATTAGTCCCACAAAATGGGGATTTACCCCTGGAAAAGGGGGATTTGCAAATGGAAAAGGGGGACTTGCACCCAGAAAGGATGGGTTTGCACCCAGAAAAGAGGGATTCGCCCTGGAAAAGGGGGGATTGCACACGGAAAAGGGGGGATTAGCACCCAGGAAAGGGGGATTTGCACCCAAAAAAGGGGGATTTGCCTCTGGAAAAGGGGGATTTGCACCCAGACAGGGGTCCTGCTCTGGGGActctccccccacctccccaggaGCCCGGCAGGTGCTGCCGCCCTGCGTAATTCAAACACCTAGAGCGCGCCGCGGCGTTGAATACCAACAAAACCACAGAGCCTGAATTTGATGATTTATTCTATAAATCTTCTGTCAGACTGAGCCCCGGCGGGTGGCGCTGCGTGCGCTTCCTCCTCCCGGCCAGCAGGCGGCGCTGTgggggcgccgccgcccccttccctctcaccaccccctccccgcctccgGTCCGCCAGGGGGCGCCATCTTCGGGGGGCCGCTCCCTCCCCTCTCTATGGTACCGGAAGCGCCGCCATGTTgccgtcccccccccggtgctgaggcaggagggaggcgGCGCGGCCGCGCTGAGGCCCCCGCCGGGAGGagccggccccgagccccccgccccggccccgcggctccccTCAGGCCCTCCCCATGGCCGCGTGGTCGCGGGAGGCCGTCCTCAGCCTCTACCGGGCCCTgctgcggcggggccgggcgctgcgctACACCGACCGCGATCTGTACCGGGCCGCCGTCCGCGCCGAGTTCCGCCGCCACCGCGGGCTGCAGCGGCCGGAGGACAGGGAGCGGCAGCTGGACAAGGGGCAGGCTTTCCTGCGGagcgggctgggggggctgcgctAAGCCTCCCGGACGCTCCCgaggctcctcctgcccccccacGGCCTTTAATTGCCAAATTGGGCCCCGTTGGTTAATGCGtcctgcccgccgccgccctcaCGGAGCCCCGAAGGTCCCGCCAGGACTCCTGTGCCCTGTGCAAATGCTGTAGGTCACAGGTAGGCCGCTCCAGCCCTAGGTTTTGTGTTAATAATACACTGAGCTTCGTGCACGCCTCTGGTTTTGTGCCCTGGGATGAAGACTGATCGCATTCCTCGCCCGTTGAGGCAGGAACAGTCTCTCTCCCACTGTAACTTGCTCCTAGACTAACACAAAGGTGGCTTTAAACCACCCAGGCTCTGAAGCGTTGGCTTAGAAACCTACCTTGAGTCAACACTGGAAGAGTTTTCTGTCATCTTCCTTCAATTTCAGTAAATATCCACCTAGCATAGCGTGTTTTACACGTGGAGACAGCCACGGAAACTCTCCGCATTTAAAAATCAAGGTCAGAGGTTAAATAGGAACCAAAGGAAACCAACGTGCATACGTAGGGAGGCGTTAATGTTCGTGTTATGCATAGTTTGCATGGAAATCAACCCCGCCAGGCTTGAGGGCAGGAATAAACGTCAGGGAAGTGAGGAAGTTGTTCCCGTCGCGGTGCGCTGTGGTTTCTGATGCTGACTCTTGGGTGACTTTGGAATATCTGGGAGCAGCCTTTGTCCAAAAACGATCTCTTGGGAAGATCCTGGTCCCTACGTCGCCACGTTTGAGTGCAAAGTTAAAGCGTTGGGTagagaatgagaaaataaacaggTGTAAAAATGCCATGGTTCGGCTGGGATGCTCCaattgaaaggaaaagatgTAAGTGGTCGTAGAGCTCGACAAAATATACGGGATTTCGTTGCAAAGCTGAAGTAAATGTTGCTTTCTTAAAAAAGCATTAGGTGAAGGCATAATTAAATCTGCTGAAAGGATGAGAGGCCACATCAAATTTGGGTTGTTTCTCTTTGGGTCATAAGCAGCACTGAAAGCCATGAAACGCTGCTGTCGTGGTGTGTCTGGGGGGGAAGATAAGGGCTGGAGGGGATGCAGGGTTAGGGGATCGCATCCTCTGGCTCCCTACAAAAACCGTAAGACCAACAgatgtgggtgttttttttgggttTTCCTGTTTCGACCCGTTTTTTTGACGTCTTCCAGGTGAGATGGCAGGCGCTGGGCAGCGCAAAGGCAAGAAGGACGACAATGGCATCGGCACGGCCATCGACTTTGTGCTGTCCAACGCCCGCCTCGTGCTGGGCGTGGGGGGAGCGGCGATGCTGGGCATCGCCACGCTGGCCGTCAAACGGGTGAGTGTGCCGGAAAGGAGGAGTGGGAAACCAAAATGCACAGGGTGTTGGCACTAGGAGGGGGTGAAACGCAGACCTTAGCGGCTGAAATTGTGCCTTGTGGTGGTGTTTCAGATGTACGACCGGGCAATCAGCGCTCCCAGCAGCCCCACGCGCTTGAGCCAGTCGGGGAAGAGGAGCTGGGAAGAGCCCAACTGGCTGGGGTCCTCCTCGCGCCTGCTGACCCAGGACATGAAGACCAACCTCAGCCGCTCCCTGCAGACCCTTCCCACCGACCATTCGGCCGTGGACACAGGTATGGAGCAGTGAGGCACTCCCGCCTTGCAGAATCATCCCTAAAACCCTGTTATTCATTCAAAACAGCACGGGAGAAGAGAATTTAATCTCTAGCTCAggattttgatattttaagaCAGTCTATTGATAGCTTCAACTATTAGAGTCAGTCTGGGAACTGGTGAACCACAGCCATCTGTTGGCGCTCCTCGTTTCTCTCATGATTTCATGGATTTAAGTTTTACCGTCCCTCAGATATCCTCTTTCAAGCTGAATACTTACCTGTGCCATCTTTCCTCATAAAAACCCATTCCTTGAAgctctttcttgcttttctttggaCCGTTCCAGTATGtctgcttctttttaaagaggGGAGTATTCAGATGGTGAATAACTAGCAATTTATAGCCGTATTCCCTATATCATTTCTATCATTTTCCTAATAATTCTTGTAACACTTTGCCTTTTTAGGACTGCTAATGAAGCAGTACTGCTCACCAAGCATTCCTCAGGCTAAAGAGAGGGACTTGTGGTTGTCTTTCAGAGAGTGATAATAAGTTATTTAGAGTCCATCAGCATTTTTTATATAAgtttgtggtgtttgtttttttcttgatggttttattttccaccCCCTGGTCATTCAGAGAGATTCACACTTGGAGAATTAAAGGATTGAGGCATAAAATGTTTGATAATACTGTTTTGTGTTCTTGGCttgaaaataagttaaaattcaagacagaaaaatatgtcGTTTCATGAACAGCCAGTAAAACCTGGTTCCTTATAGTTTGTTGGCTGTTTGCTTTTCACACAAAGCTTGAAACCTGACCAAAAGACCCCAGTGGGATgagaaacagcagctgcagagcctgggtGAGACGGATCCGTGTGCTGCTCGCTCAGGCATCCTGCACGTGCTGCGTGGTGGCCGCGTGCCTGTTGCTGAACAAATGCACGACAGCTGCCTTAACACCACTGGTCCGGGGGTGTCTCCCACACCCGTCAAGTTCCACAGGCCTTCCGAGGACTTAGGGTCTTGTATATCTGTAATTCTTCCTTAATTCTTGTTAATAACTTCTGAATTTCTAGGTCCATGTTAAGAGAAGCTTGATAGGAAGCCCTGGCTCATTTCTGTAGGAAaccagcctggaaaagagggcgTTGGAGATGCTGCAGGTTAGCTTGGTAATGCACACAGCAGCATAAAGCACTGTGTTGCTGTTCTACGTGTAAATGTGCTCTCTGCTGTATGCTCAGTTAAAGTTTGAGGCAGGTTTTCATTAGGGCTGTGATTGCCGGAGCTGTGCTGGCCCCAAGATCCATCATCCTGCCATCCTGCCACGTGCTGATTGAGGTCCTGAcaactattttatttccagatggCGTGATCGTCTCAAATCTCTTACCCTACTTAGAACCAGGTTTCGTTGATAATTTGTACAAAGCCATCGTAATGTGCAGAACTTAATGAGGTAGGGATGGCTGTTTAAGGCTGTTCTACTGGTCTGCTGGTCTGGCATCATGTTAAAAGCAGCTGAATTTTTGATGAAATGGAGCTGAGGAACTGCCCACGTAGCCATTAACGTTACTTCGTTGTACACGATGCGAGCGTTAGTCTCATTCTGGCTAAATTTCAAACCTAATAACTTGTTTTCATCCCACCTGATTCTCATAGTAGCTTTTTTCAACGATTTTCAACGTCCCCCTTTTGACTGATAACCACGTAAAGCTTGCAAAATGCCTGCTGGAAGCTTTTTGAGACCTCAGAGGCCACGCTTCTGCActgtaagactttttttttttgcgtgtcACGCTGAAACACCGCGGTGAAACAATCCACGCTTCCCTTCTGCCTTGCAGACTTTTTCCGACCCGCCAAGCCCAAGCCATCTGCCAAGAGGAGCCAAGTGGAGCTGAAAAAATCCCGCCTTCGCTTGTCTCTGCAAGAAAAACTCTTCGCCTATTACCGGAGGAAGGTGGCGATCCCGGCAGAGGAGCAGGCCCGGGCCAAGCAAGCAGCCGTGGACATCTGCGCCGAGCTGCGCAGCTTCCTCCGCGCCAAGCTGCCGGACATGCCCCTGCGTGACATGTACCTCAGCGGCAGCCTGTATGACGACCTGCAGGTAATTCCTGGGGCCTCGTGACGAGGCGTTATTCAGCCGGCTGGCGAGGCGGGGGCATTTTGGGCGTCCCTGCTGGCGCTGCTGCCTCAGCACAGCATTCCTCTGGAATGAGGCTCTCGGTGGTGCAGAACCGGGTGTTggtttctgcagtgctgttcGAGCAGACCTGACCAGGATGTCTGGATTTGTCTGCcaagcatttgctttttgctgGCTTGTTTCTCCGAGTtatcttcctcctttccttctccatcttctctTCCTTTACCTGTGTTTCTCCTACCACTTTTCCACCTGTTTTCTTTGTCCCTTCTGTCTCTTTCCAAATACGCGATACTCCCTTAGAACTCCTGCCTATTCACGTAGGTCTTCCCTACTCTTTTTTTAACACATGACAGACCAGATAGggcagcagtgcctgctgcaTATCTCCCTGAGGGAAAGATGCCTGTGGCTACAGGGAGTGATTCAGAGGCACGCTTTTTTGCTTTGAGTCACAGCTCTGGAATGGAGCGTGGAGCGCCGAGTGAAACTGAGATCTGGGGTCTTAATCACCTTAGTGAAAAGGGATCTTTAACGACCTTTTTCTGAGCAGTGTGGCAGACCAGGTGAGGGCAGTACCTGGTTGTAGAATGGGATAATTAAACCGTGGCAACTTAGGCTTGTCTGGAAACCTCATGCTCTGCCTCCAGTTTTAAAATATCGCATGGTGTTGCTGTGTCCTGGGCCAGCTCCATCTCAGAACTTAGAGTGATAAGAGGCAAAATGATTCTGCATGCAGTCCGTGGCAGGTCCTGAAGTGTTCAAAGGTCTCAAAATAGCAATGTAAGCGTTAGCTGGTGTTGTGCCTTGGCCTTATCCCACTGCTGATGGAAAGCAGTCCTTCAGAAACGCTTTTTGTCAACGGGAGGCTGTGAATCCCgtgcagagaggagagagaggcagCTGAATCCCTATTCCAAGTTCCTTTGAGCAGAAGGCTGTCTAAAAGGCGGTGAGTGGAGCTGAGTGCAGCGAGGGCAGGCTTGTTCTTACCgacttttctcttttgtgaAAGGTAGTGACAGCTGACCACATCCAGCTCATCGTCCCTCTCATGCTGGAGCAGAACCTGTGGTCGTGCATCCCCGGGGAGGACACGATCATGAACATTCCTGGCTTCTACCTGGTGCGTCGGGAAAACCCGGAGTACTTTCCCCGTGGGAGCAGCTACTGGGACCGCTGTGTGGTGGGAGGTTACCTCTCCCCCAAAGCTGTGGCGGAGACTTTTGAGAAAGTCGTAGCTGGCTCCATCAACTGGCCGGCCATCGGGACGCTCTTGGACTACGTCATCCGTCCGGCGGCTCCCCCGGCGGATTTGACTCTGGAAGTCCAGTACGACCCCGAGCGGCACCTTTTTATCgacttccttccctccctgacGCTGGGGGACATCACCCTCGTGGCCAAACCCCATCGGCTGGCCCGCAACGACAACCTGTGGCGACTGAGCCTGCGGCCGGCCGAAACGGCTCGCCTGCGGGCCTTGGACCAGCGCGATTCGGGCTGCCGCTGCTTGTGCCTGAAGATCTTCAAAGCGGTCTGCAAGTCGAACCCGGCCCTGGCTCACCTCACCGCCAGCCAGCTCACCAACGTCATCCTGCACCTGGCCCAGGAGGAGCCCGACTGGTCGCAGGACGTGCTGGCCGACCGCTTCCTGCAGGCGCTGAAGGGGCTGATCCGCTACCTGGAGGCGGGCGTCCTCCCCAGCGCCCTGAACCCCAAGGTGAACTTGTTTTCCGAGCTCACCCCGGAAGAAGTGGATGAATTGGGCTACACCCTCTACAGCTCGCTCTCCGAGCCAGAGGTCTTGCTGCAGACGTAACGGGGGGCCTTACCCGGGGAAACGCTGCTAGGGGTTTAGCCGAGGTGGACTTGGATGACTGCGAAATGTGTCTCCtccacttctctctctctttctctctctctctctgtctccttttGGTTCGTTATGATTTCCTGCTGTGGAGTTGGTGCTCCCGCTGGATTTCTTGGTGCTACCGGTCCATTTCCACCGTCTCTGCCCCGACAGGTACCCATTGGCTAGGGAAAAGAGGCTGAAACTGCAGCCCTAAGATCTCTGCATAAATTCTGCTGACACTCGAGtatctacaaaaacaaaaaaacacattaactaTGCACCTCTTTCTCCTGTAGTGTGCTCACTGCAGCGAGTCCATTCTGGTCTGAAGAAGGTGGAAGTGGGCTGGTGAATCCAGTGACAACTTCAGCAGACTTGCACTGAggtcctttcctttcctccagcctGATTTTTGTCCTCACGTTTCTTTCTCTCGGCTGTACCACTCTGTCtcactttcctcctttttttcttttcttttgttttttggtcACTTTGACCCAGTCACGCAGGGCAGACTGAATGAGATGTTCCGGATAGGGCTGCGTGTTGTGTTTCTGACTGAAATAACGATTACACTGACAGGATTTAGTGCTGTAGCACTTGGAAGAGGGCAATGCCCGTGGCTCCTGCCCCTACAAAACCTCATCCCTTGTGATCTGGGTGCAGGAGTAAGGCCCGGGGCTTGTCCAATCTGCTGCAACAACCACCAGTGGGGGCACTTCTCACTGATGCTGTCgcaggggagggagaagctTTTGTGGTCTGGCTGTTCGAGGAAGCTGAGGGAGCAGGGCTTGCTGTTCCTGCTCAGCCAGACCTGCTGGGCGCTGCTGCTGGGAATGGCCCTGTGGGAAGGGAAAACTGCTCCTCAGGTGTCCTAAAGGAAGAGAGGCTCCTcagggggagggctgggggaggcaggtgGGAGCAGGGGCTTCTCCTCTTTTCCCTGAGGTTGTTCTGGTTTCTAGGAGGTGGAAGCAGCATGCCTCACACGGTTTTCTAAGGAGCACGCGTCAGCCAGGGTCCGTAGGTCAGTCAAGCTGGCATGAGGCTGCCTTCCCCATTCCTCATTCCCTGTGGGCATCCCAAATGGTGCTCTCAGCCTTGGGTACAGAAACACAGCTGCTTTTACCTGCTTTTCCCCAGCTTCAGCAGCTTTTTCCTCTCGCTGTCCAGCTTCCCTAGCCAAGAGAGGCCAAGTTTGGAGGGAGCAAgtacctttttctcttccattcctCTCAGGACTCACTCCCCTTTGCCAGGGAGCTTTCAAGGTGAGTTTCAGGAGTGGAAGCACAGAGGGGAGTCTTCAgccatcattttctttccagaggCAGTGCTGGTGAGGTGAGGGGGGGAGCATCTTTCCCGGACAATCCGTCCATTTTAGCCGACGTGTCAGGTGGTTAcgttttaaattatttaatccTCAGCGTACCGGTACCTTCTAGACTGCCAGGTGCGTACTTCaaagcgtgtgtgtgtgtgtatatacagtCCGTAGTGTATAAAAGGTTAACAGGAATTCCGTTTGTATGATTTTGTGTTCTGTAAGTTTGGCAGCAGTCACTGTTGGTCAGTTGTTGATTGCTCTTCACTCTGGTTCCCctatttttcctccctcctcctttccctgccctcCGCTGCCTTTCTGATGTCAGCCTTCCTACCCTAAAAGCAGACAGATGAGACTTGGGGCCCGCGGGCCACTTGGGGAAATTCCCCTTTCTCCTAATTACTTGAAGGTCAACGAAAATATTAAAATCTCGGGGTTGTCAGGAGTTCCCCTTAGGTTCACTTCCTCGGTGTGATCTCACCCCTCACTTGGTGCTGACTCCAGTGCTGTGGTCTTCATGCAGGGTTGAGTAGCAGCATGGTTCGGAATGATCAAAACTGTagataaaaaaaagagagaaataagcaGGAGGAAGCCACTGTCTTGAGCTGGCTTAAGCACAGTTGCCACAAACATATCTGTTGATCAATTTTTTTACACGAACGCTTTTACTTCTTCCTGGCAACCtaatgaattaatattttatggcCATTTCTTGCTGCTATCGAGCTCAATTTGTGTATCAAATGGAGACTGAAGCtgcctttttgccttttctgtagACTTTGCTCCATTTCACTTGAATCACTTCTTCCCTTTTGGGTTTTTCCCCGCTCTGAGCTAGCCACAAGCCCGTTGTTCTGGGGAGGGGAACGCTCCCTTCCTGCAGGCAGCCGCCGCAGGGGGCAACAGCTGCTGTGGCAGCCTCAGCAAAGGCCAAAGACGTCTGGGGTCACAGGGACACTGCAACCAGGAGCGTTGCCAGAGCAGGGGCAGGCAcgaggaggcagggaggaaggagcagggcgGCTATGCAAGAAATTCACACTCGTGCTGCACCCAGCTTGTGCAGGGACGTTGTGGAGCCTTTGGAACTGGCACCTTTCAGTATTAAATGCAGTACGGAGGTCGGCACGGAGCCACGAGGGCTGGCTTAGGGGTGGCTTCCTGCCTCGTCGCAGCTGCAGCACGGAGCAGGAGGACCTGAAGATGAATGTGAGAAGGGCAGCTCCCGGCCACCTTCCTGGCCGAGCAGCTCGGAGACAAATTGATTGTAAGAGGCCCAGGGCGTGCGTTGCCTGCTCGCTGCCCGGGCTCCGGGAATGCTGTGGTGTGTTCTGGTGTAACTTGACTCACATGAGCTTTCCACGAAACCATCCTCTTGTTCCCTGTAACCGCAGGGCGAGGACCAACTCGCTCGGCAGTGGGTTTTCGCTGCTGCCGAGCTCCACCACTAATCCTTTTGACTCGGACTGATTTCTTTTCAAGTGTTCAAAAGCAATGATGGCACCAAGaggctgctctctgcctcctgGCACGCCGCCCTCGCTCCAAGCGTGTGGGTACCCGCAGTGTGAAGTGAAGAGATGATGCCCCGTCTCTCCCAGGCCAGCAGGCTGTGGATCTGTAAAAGGGGAAAGTCTCAAGTGCATGGTCTGTGACACGAGTGCGTGAAATTCGGAAATAAAATGACTTTCCACGGTAACCCGCTTGTCCCTGGTGTTTATGAGCAGCGCGGTGcctctctgctttgctctgggTGCAGGGGAGGGGCAGCACCTTGCTGCTGACACAATCCTGCACCACGTGGGTGCTCGGGGGCCCTTCACTGATTCACTGCTTCCCCTCTGCAGCTCGGGGCGCTCGGCAGCGTTCGTACCGGTCACAAGACGAGGCGTAATTACGGtgctctgcctcccctcctttccctgaCAGCTTTCCCTCACACGCCCGGGCAGGCACCCACTCTTGGTGCGGCTCCCCAGACTTCACAGGCTTCCGCGCCTCTTTTGATACCGACTTTCCTGCGCAGGCTGCCCCCGCCCTTGCTCCCTGGCACCTCTGTTCCTACATGCCAAATGAGTTCTTGTCTCATCCTGGCATCGGCCTCGAGGCGCTGaggaagctgctgtgctgcGGTCTGGCGTGCTCGCAGCAAAACCCAGTTGTGTGTGCTTTTGGGGAAGCATCCGACACGAAGAAAAGCACCAAGCGCTGGATCCCAGCTCCTTAATTCTCAGAAGActtgctaaagtcaaggcaTCCCGTGAGACTCGTTTTAACGAGGACTCAGCAATTAACATTTAACTAGCGTGGAGGGTATATTATGTTAGAAAGGGAGTCTCTCCGTCTCTAACATTACTTTTCCTGATGCCTCCTCGTATTTTCTTTACCTTTAATCAGTTCTGTGCTAGAAACACAGGTGAGATGGAGCTTATTTCACATTGTAAGGACACTTATGGGAACGGCTAAAACAAGCAGCCCTGTGGAAGCTGTGCCAGGCATGACACCGCTCGCACTAATGCCCCTGGAAAGCTTGGAGCTTGCAACACATGCTTAAGGGATGTAGCAGTTTGCACCTTTGCATAAAAGCTGTCCTGGCATGAAGAGCGAGGAAAGATCAAAAGGTAGGGGGTTGTTTCatggagagaagaaataatTGCGAGGAGTCATGATCATTATTTCACGTATGCAACTGGCTGCTGCTGCgaagagcagcagaaatggTTCTCCAGGCTGCAAAGACTCCGCTTCCCTTTTGTTCTTAGCCTAAGGAACAAACAGTGCAGGAGAGGGAATTTCGGAAAAAGCACAATGTTTTGGGCGCTTCGTTATATAACCACAGTCCTGTCCTGGAAATGCATGTAGCCAAATTTacatttcaccttttttttaatctcttcatttaaaaaaataaaaataaaaaattccagCCTGCCTGTTCTGTAACAAATCTTAAACTGGGTGGGGGTAGAGAGGGCAACCATACCTCAAGTGTTGAACTGTGTGATGAATGCTGTCCTCCCCAtagcccctctccccccccggtcacttctgtgttttttttaggg includes the following:
- the MIURF gene encoding mitochondrial ribosome and complex I assembly factor AltMIEF1; the encoded protein is MAAWSREAVLSLYRALLRRGRALRYTDRDLYRAAVRAEFRRHRGLQRPEDRERQLDKGQAFLRSGLGGLR
- the MIEF1 gene encoding mitochondrial dynamics protein MIEF1 is translated as MAGAGQRKGKKDDNGIGTAIDFVLSNARLVLGVGGAAMLGIATLAVKRMYDRAISAPSSPTRLSQSGKRSWEEPNWLGSSSRLLTQDMKTNLSRSLQTLPTDHSAVDTDFFRPAKPKPSAKRSQVELKKSRLRLSLQEKLFAYYRRKVAIPAEEQARAKQAAVDICAELRSFLRAKLPDMPLRDMYLSGSLYDDLQVVTADHIQLIVPLMLEQNLWSCIPGEDTIMNIPGFYLVRRENPEYFPRGSSYWDRCVVGGYLSPKAVAETFEKVVAGSINWPAIGTLLDYVIRPAAPPADLTLEVQYDPERHLFIDFLPSLTLGDITLVAKPHRLARNDNLWRLSLRPAETARLRALDQRDSGCRCLCLKIFKAVCKSNPALAHLTASQLTNVILHLAQEEPDWSQDVLADRFLQALKGLIRYLEAGVLPSALNPKVNLFSELTPEEVDELGYTLYSSLSEPEVLLQT